A window from Cryobacterium sp. SO1 encodes these proteins:
- a CDS encoding GNAT family N-acetyltransferase, with translation MPLTVTLEAPRQSEVDALLTLSGEFAAALYPPESNFLLSVDELEAPGVLFFVARTAAGAAVGTAAVVPLFPGDAAPATAELKQMFVHPDARGEGVAGRLLDAAESAASAGGIRRLVLETGPLHVAALAFYRAHGYVEIPQFGQYVGEELSVCFGKDL, from the coding sequence ATGCCACTGACTGTGACCCTCGAAGCGCCCCGCCAGAGCGAGGTCGACGCCCTGCTCACACTAAGCGGCGAGTTCGCCGCAGCCCTGTACCCGCCGGAGAGCAACTTCCTGCTCAGCGTTGACGAGCTCGAGGCGCCCGGCGTGCTGTTCTTCGTGGCACGCACGGCTGCCGGCGCAGCCGTCGGGACCGCGGCCGTCGTTCCGCTTTTCCCAGGCGATGCCGCCCCGGCTACCGCCGAGCTCAAGCAGATGTTCGTGCACCCGGACGCCCGCGGCGAGGGTGTCGCAGGCCGGCTGCTCGACGCGGCGGAGTCGGCGGCCTCGGCCGGGGGCATCCGTCGTCTGGTGCTGGAGACCGGACCGCTGCACGTGGCCGCCCTCGCCTTCTACCGGGCGCACGGTTACGTCGAGATCCCGCAGTTCGGCCAGTACGTCGGCGAGGAGCTCAGCGTGTGCTTCGGCAAGGACCTCTAG
- a CDS encoding M23 family metallopeptidase, which produces MATTSHGRSAQRIVPARRRRTVVRVAAIGSVLVLGAAVLTAGSSSGLGPASAQAAVTTTIESPGTPTPTDTPTPMPTPTPTPTPTPTPTPTPLPTGTPTPSAPVPLPSPPLETPADGPSDPGVTPVPSPVPPDPETPDPAPSDPAIPEVPSAPDVPPPPTNSPTEPPGQPTATPTASPPAAPPTAPPTPSAPPAPPTPPTPPTPPQNETVPPGNPVTQASPRAQARPAAPNAKVAAPSLDAARAASALAAAETGRDRAQAAYDAARFELASTLADQTAAFTRLEQVRVLADAAAVQAELSTRALAALVRTIVQNGTGTATLDALLSEEGSGDLLSRLGNVDRIADLTGDLGEIRSRVDRDVQRAQALQAELGTAEAATVDFPLAEKEAALSAAEVSLAQASTAFSTASLDAQAALATAAEASAGRANQATSLLAGTLGARLSLTGWATPAVGSLTDGFGPRAELPLPGVLPFHSGTDLATECGSPVYAASAGVVAQTGQLGTYGNWVLIDHGDGVTTGYAHIVDGATLVVAGQSVTAGEVIASVGSTGASTGCHLHIEVRVDGSAIDPQPFFADRGINIGIGLVSG; this is translated from the coding sequence ATGGCCACGACGTCGCACGGTCGCAGCGCGCAGCGCATCGTGCCCGCGCGTCGGCGACGAACCGTCGTCAGAGTGGCCGCCATCGGGAGCGTGCTCGTTCTCGGCGCCGCCGTGCTCACGGCCGGCTCGTCGTCCGGTCTCGGCCCGGCGTCGGCACAGGCCGCCGTCACGACCACCATCGAGTCACCGGGCACCCCGACGCCCACTGACACGCCGACGCCAATGCCGACTCCCACTCCGACTCCCACTCCGACGCCAACGCCAACGCCAACGCCACTGCCGACCGGCACCCCGACACCCTCAGCACCCGTTCCGCTCCCCTCTCCACCTCTGGAGACGCCGGCCGACGGGCCGTCGGATCCGGGCGTCACTCCAGTGCCGTCCCCGGTGCCGCCCGACCCCGAGACTCCGGATCCCGCCCCCTCCGATCCGGCGATCCCGGAAGTGCCCTCGGCTCCGGACGTACCCCCGCCGCCGACCAACTCCCCCACCGAGCCACCCGGTCAGCCCACCGCCACCCCCACGGCTTCTCCCCCTGCGGCACCTCCCACCGCTCCGCCCACCCCGTCCGCACCGCCTGCACCGCCCACACCGCCCACACCGCCCACACCGCCACAGAACGAGACCGTGCCACCGGGGAACCCGGTTACTCAAGCGAGCCCTCGCGCGCAGGCGCGTCCGGCGGCTCCGAACGCCAAGGTGGCGGCGCCGTCCCTCGACGCGGCCCGGGCAGCATCCGCCCTCGCGGCTGCCGAGACCGGCCGCGATCGGGCCCAGGCGGCCTATGACGCCGCCCGGTTCGAGCTGGCCTCGACGCTCGCCGACCAGACCGCCGCCTTCACCCGGCTCGAGCAGGTGCGTGTGCTGGCTGATGCAGCGGCCGTGCAGGCGGAGTTGTCGACCCGGGCGCTCGCCGCCCTGGTGCGCACGATTGTGCAGAACGGTACCGGAACGGCGACCCTGGATGCCTTGCTGAGCGAAGAAGGCTCAGGGGATCTGCTCTCCCGGCTGGGGAACGTCGACCGGATCGCGGACCTGACCGGCGACCTGGGCGAGATCCGCAGCCGCGTCGATCGGGACGTCCAACGGGCGCAGGCTTTGCAGGCCGAACTCGGCACCGCGGAGGCGGCCACGGTGGACTTTCCCCTCGCTGAGAAGGAGGCCGCGCTCTCTGCTGCCGAGGTGTCGCTCGCCCAGGCCTCCACGGCTTTCAGCACGGCCAGCCTGGATGCGCAGGCGGCGCTGGCCACCGCCGCCGAGGCCTCCGCGGGCCGCGCCAACCAGGCGACCAGCCTGCTGGCCGGCACCCTCGGGGCTCGGCTGAGCCTGACGGGGTGGGCCACTCCCGCCGTGGGCAGCCTCACCGACGGCTTCGGCCCCCGGGCCGAGCTGCCGTTACCCGGCGTTCTCCCGTTCCACTCCGGCACCGACCTCGCCACCGAGTGCGGCTCCCCGGTCTATGCCGCCAGCGCCGGCGTCGTCGCCCAGACGGGCCAGCTCGGCACCTACGGTAACTGGGTGCTGATCGATCACGGCGACGGAGTGACCACCGGGTACGCGCATATCGTCGACGGGGCCACGCTCGTGGTTGCCGGTCAGAGCGTGACGGCCGGTGAGGTGATCGCATCGGTGGGCAGCACCGGCGCCTCGACCGGCTGCCACCTGCACATCGAAGTGCGGGTCGACGGCAGCGCCATCGACCCGCAACCGTTCTTCGCCGACCGCGGGATCAACATCGGCATCGGCCTGGTCAGCGGCTGA
- a CDS encoding DEAD/DEAH box helicase: MPSSKKPAVGRAAKNFDPSYSKGGPKGAPKGGSKSPGHRGYRADEGAPKKQRWNADERAARSGERSSSSDRPAYGDRPAYGNRTERPATGQRSERPAYNDRAPRTDRPAYNNDRPARGGDRPSYGDRAPRTDRPAHNNDRNDRGGDRPSYGDRGQRNERPSYGDRAPRTDRPAYNNDRPSYGDRAPRTDRPAYNNDRPARGGDRPSYGDRAPRTDRPAYNNDRPSYGDRAPRTDRPAYNNDRPARTERPSYGDRPARTERPSYGDRPARTDRPAYNNDRPARTDRPAYNNDRPARGERPAYSNDRAARNDRSNDGGHSSNFYPDRDSKPKFAAGDDVVLERLEAIATTAEDVVGVTFGDLGLGGNIVRELALLGAPSPFPIQAATIPDVLAGRDVLGRGKTGSGKTIAFAAPMIEKLMENNGAKDRKMARKPRALILAPTRELALQIDRTVQPIARSVGLFTTQIYGGVPQYRQVSALQRGVDIIIGTAGRIEDLVEQGRLDLSEVVITVLDEADYMCDLGFLEPVQRILRLTKKGGQRLLFSATLDKGVASLVKEFLTNPAVHEVAGEDQASSTIDHKVLLIEHRDKASIIGQLVDRQGKTLIFSRTRAYAEQLADQLEDAGVKATSLHGDLNQARRTRNLQMLTSGRVNVLVATDVAARGIHVDDIDLVIQADMPDEYKTYLHRAGRTGRAGKSGTVVTLIPKQRRRRMEDLLDRAEIESSFTMATPGDASISALANL; encoded by the coding sequence ATGCCTTCTAGCAAGAAGCCGGCCGTCGGCCGCGCAGCCAAGAACTTCGACCCGAGCTACTCCAAGGGCGGCCCCAAGGGCGCACCCAAGGGTGGCAGCAAGAGCCCCGGACACCGCGGATACCGCGCCGACGAGGGTGCCCCCAAGAAGCAGCGTTGGAACGCCGACGAGCGCGCCGCGCGCTCCGGTGAGCGCTCCTCCTCCTCCGACCGTCCCGCCTACGGCGACCGTCCGGCATACGGCAACCGCACCGAGCGTCCGGCCACCGGGCAGCGTTCAGAGCGTCCCGCCTACAACGACCGCGCCCCGCGCACGGATCGTCCGGCGTACAACAACGACCGTCCCGCCCGTGGCGGCGACCGTCCCTCCTACGGCGACCGTGCCCCGCGCACCGACCGTCCGGCGCACAACAACGACCGCAACGACCGTGGCGGCGACCGTCCCTCTTACGGCGACCGCGGCCAGCGGAACGAGCGTCCCTCCTACGGTGACCGTGCCCCGCGCACCGATCGTCCGGCCTACAACAACGACCGTCCGTCCTACGGTGACCGTGCCCCGCGCACCGATCGTCCGGCCTACAACAACGACCGTCCCGCCCGCGGCGGCGACCGCCCGTCCTACGGTGACCGTGCCCCGCGCACCGATCGTCCGGCGTACAACAACGACCGCCCGTCGTACGGTGACCGTGCCCCGCGCACCGACCGTCCGGCGTACAACAACGACCGTCCCGCCCGCACCGAGCGTCCGTCCTACGGCGACCGCCCGGCCCGCACCGAGCGTCCGTCCTACGGCGACCGCCCGGCCCGCACCGACCGTCCCGCGTACAACAACGACCGTCCGGCCCGCACCGACCGTCCCGCGTACAACAACGACCGTCCGGCCCGCGGCGAGCGTCCCGCGTACAGCAACGACCGAGCGGCCCGCAATGACCGTTCGAACGACGGTGGACACTCCAGCAACTTCTACCCCGACCGCGACTCCAAGCCCAAGTTCGCCGCCGGCGACGACGTGGTCCTCGAGCGCCTCGAGGCCATCGCCACGACCGCAGAGGATGTTGTCGGAGTGACGTTCGGCGACCTCGGCCTCGGTGGCAACATCGTGCGCGAGCTCGCCCTGCTGGGTGCCCCGTCCCCGTTCCCGATCCAGGCCGCGACCATCCCCGATGTACTCGCCGGCCGCGACGTGCTCGGCCGTGGCAAGACCGGTTCCGGCAAGACCATCGCGTTCGCCGCCCCCATGATCGAAAAGCTCATGGAGAACAACGGCGCCAAGGACCGCAAGATGGCCCGCAAGCCCCGCGCGCTGATCCTGGCCCCCACCCGCGAGCTGGCCCTGCAGATCGACCGCACAGTGCAGCCCATCGCCCGCAGCGTCGGCCTCTTCACCACCCAGATCTACGGCGGTGTTCCTCAGTACCGCCAGGTCAGCGCCCTCCAGCGCGGCGTGGACATCATCATCGGCACCGCCGGCCGTATCGAGGACCTCGTCGAGCAGGGTCGTCTCGACCTGTCCGAGGTCGTCATCACCGTCCTCGACGAGGCCGACTACATGTGCGACCTGGGCTTCCTCGAGCCCGTTCAGCGCATCCTGCGTCTCACCAAGAAGGGCGGCCAGCGTCTGCTGTTCTCGGCCACCCTCGACAAGGGTGTCGCCTCGCTGGTCAAGGAGTTCCTGACCAACCCGGCCGTGCACGAGGTCGCCGGTGAAGACCAGGCCTCCAGCACGATCGACCACAAGGTCCTCCTCATCGAGCACCGCGACAAGGCCTCCATCATCGGCCAGCTCGTCGACCGCCAAGGCAAGACGCTCATCTTCAGCCGCACCCGCGCCTACGCCGAGCAGCTCGCCGACCAGCTCGAAGACGCTGGCGTCAAGGCCACCAGCCTGCACGGCGACCTGAACCAGGCCCGTCGTACCCGCAACCTGCAGATGCTCACCAGCGGTCGCGTCAACGTCCTGGTCGCCACGGACGTCGCCGCCCGCGGCATCCACGTGGATGACATCGACCTGGTCATCCAGGCCGACATGCCCGACGAGTACAAGACCTACCTGCACCGCGCCGGCCGCACCGGCCGCGCCGGCAAGTCCGGTACCGTCGTCACGCTGATCCCCAAGCAGCGTCGTCGTCGCATGGAAGACCTGCTCGACCGGGCCGAGATCGAGTCCAGCTTCACCATGGCCACGCCGGGTGACGCGTCGATCAGCGCTCTGGCGAACCTGTAA
- a CDS encoding copper resistance CopC family protein, giving the protein MPHLSDSRRTATILRRSALAGVALVVATLGGSAVPAFAHNSVVSTSPEAGSVVTEQPGVVTVTTNDNLLDLSGEGAGSAMQVSGPTDAPRYYGDGCAAVSGPNLQSEVELGRPGEYTVVWQTVSTDGHSISDTFTFTWQPDAAQVLDEGSATAPTCATAGAGDAPAHTDAASNAADAAGTAVSGTDLLWIGGALVAVLAAIGVTLLLLRKRPTG; this is encoded by the coding sequence ATGCCACACCTCAGCGACAGCCGCCGGACCGCCACGATACTGAGGCGTTCGGCGCTGGCCGGAGTCGCGCTTGTCGTCGCCACGCTGGGCGGGTCCGCCGTCCCGGCGTTCGCGCACAACTCCGTGGTGAGCACCTCGCCGGAGGCCGGTTCGGTCGTGACCGAACAGCCCGGGGTGGTCACCGTCACCACCAATGACAACCTGCTCGATCTCTCGGGAGAGGGCGCTGGCAGCGCCATGCAGGTCAGCGGGCCGACGGATGCGCCGCGCTATTACGGCGACGGCTGCGCGGCGGTGTCCGGACCGAACCTCCAGTCCGAGGTCGAGCTCGGCCGACCGGGGGAATACACGGTGGTGTGGCAGACGGTATCCACCGACGGGCACTCCATCTCCGACACCTTCACCTTCACCTGGCAGCCCGATGCCGCCCAGGTGCTCGACGAGGGGTCCGCGACGGCGCCGACGTGCGCAACAGCCGGCGCCGGCGACGCCCCGGCGCACACGGATGCGGCGTCCAACGCCGCTGACGCCGCCGGAACTGCCGTTAGTGGAACAGACCTGCTCTGGATCGGCGGCGCCCTCGTGGCGGTCCTCGCCGCGATCGGCGTCACCCTGCTCCTCCTGCGCAAACGCCCCACCGGCTGA
- a CDS encoding alpha/beta hydrolase has translation MSTGRRIIGLGSRRFLFLFVAYAGGMAVVATALLGGLHWNLRAVAPAQAGGTASEVDTTAIVGIRTFTAPGDAVIDEDVVYATQPDGTQLTLDVCSPPADAVAASAGVAADADAADAAAAPAEVPAGITPTDPTTEAATETTTETPVETPTKTVRRPAVLSIHGGSWARGDKGNTDWRNVCQWLASEGFVAYSVNYRLVPDVSFPAAIEDLGLAVEWMRANADRYGIDADRIGAFGGSAGGNLAALLGARGSGSLTDGSRVAAVAELSGPVDLSYDGIVVAGGSSGLEQIVLDYLDCASLLDCDAARDASAVRALDRTDPPVFIGSSTEEFIPLSQSSGFADDLSDLGIVNRLVTVPGGLHSIGILDAAMRDEVSAFLHEHLDGD, from the coding sequence GTGAGCACCGGTCGCCGCATCATCGGACTAGGCTCCCGACGCTTTCTCTTTCTCTTCGTCGCTTACGCCGGCGGAATGGCCGTCGTGGCCACCGCCCTGCTCGGCGGCCTGCACTGGAACCTGCGCGCGGTGGCCCCCGCCCAGGCCGGCGGAACCGCGAGTGAGGTCGACACCACCGCGATTGTGGGCATCCGCACCTTCACCGCGCCCGGAGACGCCGTCATCGACGAAGACGTGGTCTACGCCACCCAGCCCGACGGCACCCAGCTCACCCTGGACGTCTGCTCGCCGCCGGCAGACGCGGTGGCGGCCAGCGCCGGCGTTGCCGCCGATGCTGATGCCGCGGATGCCGCTGCCGCGCCGGCCGAGGTCCCCGCCGGGATCACGCCCACGGACCCGACCACCGAAGCGGCAACGGAAACGACAACCGAAACACCAGTCGAGACGCCCACCAAGACCGTGCGGCGCCCCGCCGTGCTGTCCATCCACGGCGGCAGCTGGGCCAGGGGCGACAAGGGCAACACTGACTGGCGCAATGTGTGCCAATGGCTCGCATCCGAGGGATTCGTGGCGTACTCGGTGAACTACCGCCTGGTGCCGGACGTGAGCTTTCCGGCGGCCATCGAAGACCTGGGCCTGGCCGTCGAATGGATGCGCGCCAACGCCGACCGCTACGGCATCGACGCCGATCGGATCGGTGCGTTCGGAGGCTCGGCCGGCGGTAACCTGGCCGCCCTGCTCGGCGCCCGCGGCAGCGGATCGCTGACCGATGGCAGCCGGGTGGCGGCGGTCGCCGAGCTTTCAGGCCCCGTGGACCTGAGCTACGACGGCATCGTCGTAGCCGGCGGTTCGTCGGGCCTGGAACAGATCGTGCTCGACTACCTCGACTGCGCCTCGTTGCTGGACTGTGACGCGGCACGGGATGCGTCCGCCGTCCGGGCGCTGGACCGCACCGACCCGCCCGTTTTCATCGGGTCGTCCACCGAAGAGTTCATCCCGCTGAGCCAGTCCAGCGGCTTCGCCGACGATCTGAGCGACCTCGGCATCGTCAATCGGCTCGTCACCGTGCCGGGTGGCCTGCACTCCATCGGCATCCTCGACGCGGCCATGCGCGACGAGGTATCGGCCTTTCTGCACGAGCATCTCGACGGCGACTGA
- a CDS encoding SDR family oxidoreductase, with product MKIAIAGGTGTVGRHVTELVGRRGHESVVIARSRGFDLLAGAGLAGALAGVDAVIDVVSIATLSAAASARFFGATSANLLRAEASSGVRHHVSLSIVNASRVSAGYYAGKTVQENIVTAGSVPWTVLRATQFHEFAAQTLQHSSRAGLAVVPVMRTQPVAAREVAERLVELALGAPRGHVPDLCGPREENLLDMVRAYVKASRGRTRVVQFRLPGRMGAAMRDGSLLPSVKTERGTQSFEQWLDTDVRATPAG from the coding sequence GTGAAGATCGCGATAGCCGGTGGAACCGGTACCGTCGGGCGGCACGTCACCGAGCTGGTCGGCCGGCGCGGCCACGAGAGCGTGGTCATTGCCCGGTCGAGAGGTTTCGACCTGCTGGCCGGGGCGGGCCTCGCCGGGGCGTTGGCCGGGGTCGACGCGGTCATCGACGTCGTCAGCATCGCCACCCTGTCCGCCGCCGCCTCTGCACGCTTTTTCGGAGCGACCTCGGCCAATCTGCTTCGCGCTGAGGCGAGTTCCGGGGTGCGGCACCACGTGTCGCTCTCGATCGTGAACGCCAGCCGGGTGTCGGCGGGCTACTACGCCGGCAAGACCGTCCAGGAGAACATCGTGACAGCAGGGTCAGTGCCGTGGACCGTGCTCCGGGCCACCCAGTTCCACGAGTTCGCGGCCCAGACCCTGCAGCACTCATCGCGTGCCGGACTGGCCGTGGTGCCCGTCATGAGAACCCAGCCCGTCGCGGCGCGGGAGGTGGCCGAGCGCCTGGTCGAGCTTGCGCTGGGGGCGCCGCGCGGTCACGTGCCCGATCTTTGTGGCCCGAGGGAGGAGAACCTCCTCGACATGGTGCGCGCCTACGTCAAGGCCAGCCGCGGCCGCACCCGCGTCGTCCAATTCCGGCTGCCAGGCCGGATGGGCGCGGCGATGCGGGACGGTTCCCTGCTGCCGTCGGTCAAGACCGAACGCGGTACCCAGTCCTTCGAACAGTGGCTCGACACGGACGTCCGGGCCACGCCCGCCGGCTGA
- the recQ gene encoding DNA helicase RecQ produces the protein MSWNAEIPWDPDEFEPPDDFDAPPPPDPYGQGGSALPAARQGASAPAGAGPVDFGDYAPPAGGATLLAPPPPKRASAKFDTAAEALHTVFGYDSFRGEQAQIIDQLVGGGDAVVLMPTGGGKSLCYQIPSLVREGTGIVISPLIALMQDQVDALTLVGVRAAFLNSSQDSAARSQVERDYLSGNLDLLYVAPERLSNEATKRFLDRGTIALFAIDEAHCVSQWGHDFRPDYLALSELADRWPDVPRIALTATATDATHKELTERLQMGQAQHFVASFDRPNIQYRIVGKNEPRKQLLSFIKAEHPTDAGIVYALSRKTVEQTAEFLRANGLNAYPYHAGLDQGLRARTQSRFLREEGVIIVATIAFGMGIDKPDVRFVAHIDLPKSVEGYYQETGRAGRDGLPSTGWLAYGLQDVVQQRRMIDESPGDLAHRRKMSAHLDAMLALCETVHCRRVNLLRYFGQPSEPCGNCDTCLTPPEAWDGTVPAQKLLSTIVRLLRERNQRFGAGQLIDILRGKTTPRTTQHNHDQLATWGIGADLTDQQWRGVVRQLLAQGFIATSGEYGTLILTEAAAEVLAGNRAVQLRSEPDRPLKRTPATRAATAKAGLAELSPEQETLFQALRAWRSTTSREQGVPAYVVFGDATLVAVAAAKPRSLADLDGITGVGAKKLDAYGEALLEVVAANA, from the coding sequence GTGAGTTGGAACGCCGAGATACCGTGGGATCCTGACGAGTTCGAGCCACCGGACGACTTCGATGCCCCACCGCCCCCGGACCCCTACGGTCAGGGCGGCTCCGCTCTGCCCGCCGCCCGGCAGGGCGCATCCGCCCCAGCCGGTGCCGGCCCGGTCGACTTCGGCGACTACGCCCCGCCCGCAGGCGGCGCCACGCTGCTCGCCCCGCCGCCGCCCAAGCGGGCGAGCGCCAAGTTCGACACCGCCGCCGAGGCCCTGCACACCGTCTTCGGATACGACTCCTTTCGCGGCGAGCAGGCGCAGATCATCGATCAGCTGGTCGGCGGCGGCGATGCCGTCGTGCTGATGCCCACCGGTGGCGGAAAGAGCCTCTGCTACCAGATCCCGTCGCTCGTGCGCGAGGGTACCGGCATCGTCATCTCCCCGCTGATCGCGCTCATGCAAGACCAGGTGGATGCGCTCACCCTCGTCGGCGTGCGCGCCGCGTTCCTCAACTCCAGCCAGGACTCCGCCGCCCGCAGCCAGGTCGAACGCGACTACCTCTCCGGCAACCTCGACCTGCTCTACGTCGCCCCGGAACGGCTGAGCAACGAGGCCACCAAACGGTTCCTCGACCGCGGCACCATCGCGCTGTTCGCCATCGACGAGGCGCACTGTGTGTCCCAGTGGGGGCACGACTTCCGCCCCGACTACCTCGCGCTGTCCGAGCTCGCCGACCGGTGGCCCGACGTGCCGCGCATCGCGCTCACCGCCACGGCCACCGACGCCACCCACAAGGAACTCACCGAGCGCCTGCAGATGGGGCAGGCGCAGCACTTCGTCGCCAGCTTCGACCGGCCCAACATCCAGTACCGCATCGTGGGCAAGAACGAACCGCGCAAGCAACTGCTCAGTTTCATCAAGGCCGAGCACCCCACCGACGCCGGCATCGTCTACGCGCTCAGTCGCAAGACCGTCGAGCAGACCGCGGAGTTCCTCCGCGCCAACGGCCTCAACGCCTACCCGTACCACGCGGGCCTCGACCAGGGTCTGCGCGCCCGCACCCAGTCCAGGTTCCTCCGCGAAGAGGGCGTCATCATCGTCGCCACCATCGCGTTCGGCATGGGCATCGACAAGCCGGATGTGCGCTTCGTCGCGCACATCGACCTGCCCAAGTCCGTCGAGGGCTACTACCAGGAGACCGGCCGCGCCGGCCGTGACGGGCTGCCGTCCACCGGATGGTTGGCCTACGGTCTGCAGGACGTCGTACAGCAGCGCCGCATGATCGACGAGTCTCCGGGCGACCTCGCCCATCGGCGCAAGATGAGCGCCCACCTGGACGCCATGCTCGCCCTCTGCGAGACCGTGCACTGCCGGCGGGTCAACCTGCTGCGCTACTTCGGCCAGCCCAGCGAACCGTGCGGCAACTGCGACACCTGCCTCACCCCGCCCGAGGCCTGGGACGGCACCGTGCCAGCCCAGAAACTGCTCTCCACGATCGTGCGCCTGCTGCGGGAGCGCAATCAGCGCTTCGGCGCCGGCCAGCTCATCGACATCCTGCGCGGCAAGACCACCCCGCGCACCACCCAGCACAACCACGACCAGCTGGCCACCTGGGGCATCGGCGCCGACCTCACCGACCAGCAGTGGCGCGGCGTCGTGCGGCAGCTGCTCGCCCAGGGCTTCATCGCCACCTCCGGGGAATACGGCACCCTGATCCTCACCGAGGCGGCCGCCGAGGTTCTCGCCGGCAACCGTGCCGTTCAGTTGCGCAGCGAACCCGACCGGCCGCTCAAGCGCACCCCGGCCACCCGCGCTGCCACCGCCAAGGCCGGACTCGCCGAGCTCAGCCCCGAGCAGGAGACCCTGTTCCAGGCCCTGCGCGCCTGGCGCAGCACCACCTCCCGAGAGCAAGGCGTTCCCGCCTATGTGGTCTTCGGCGATGCCACCCTGGTGGCCGTCGCGGCGGCGAAGCCGCGCTCGTTGGCCGACCTGGACGGTATCACCGGTGTCGGCGCCAAGAAGCTCGACGCCTACGGTGAGGCACTGCTCGAGGTCGTCGCCGCCAACGCCTGA
- a CDS encoding YcnI family protein, which translates to MKLSTPVFAATALFGASLLALSAPLAASAHVDVEPSSTAAGSYSLLTYSVGHGCDGSSTTAITIHIPDTITSVSPTVNPGWEITPLTDGQVTYTASTPLPDGLRTTFVLSLQIPADAAVGDTLSFPVLQTCEVGQTDWAEPVVEGEAEPDHPAPSLTVTEASAESGRDHGATEEDHVATEEVDADAVAATTTAATDDVLARLLGIGGLIVGAVGLVVAVAARRKNAA; encoded by the coding sequence ATGAAGCTCTCCACACCCGTTTTCGCCGCCACCGCCCTTTTCGGTGCCAGCCTGCTCGCCCTGTCCGCACCGCTGGCCGCCAGCGCCCATGTCGACGTCGAACCGTCGTCGACCGCTGCCGGCTCCTACAGTCTGCTCACCTACTCCGTCGGCCACGGCTGCGACGGCTCCTCCACCACCGCCATCACCATCCACATTCCCGACACCATCACGAGCGTCAGCCCCACGGTCAACCCCGGCTGGGAGATCACCCCGTTGACCGACGGCCAGGTGACCTACACGGCCTCTACTCCGCTGCCCGACGGGCTGCGCACCACCTTCGTGCTCAGCCTGCAGATCCCCGCCGATGCCGCGGTCGGCGACACCCTGTCCTTCCCCGTGCTGCAAACCTGTGAGGTCGGCCAGACCGACTGGGCAGAGCCCGTCGTCGAGGGTGAGGCCGAACCGGACCACCCGGCACCGTCGCTCACCGTCACCGAGGCCAGCGCCGAATCCGGCCGCGACCACGGTGCCACGGAAGAGGATCACGTTGCCACGGAAGAGGTCGACGCCGACGCTGTCGCGGCCACTACGACCGCCGCGACCGATGACGTCCTCGCCCGGCTCCTCGGCATCGGCGGCCTCATCGTCGGCGCCGTCGGCCTCGTTGTGGCCGTCGCCGCCCGTCGCAAGAACGCGGCATAG
- a CDS encoding aromatic acid exporter family protein, translating to MRTHELSPRATGGLLKAVIAHPRLLQAVKTAIGVAIAWKLAPLMPGVADDYPYYAPLGVIVASFPTLMGSIKNAAQILAGLVIGIGLAAAVIIFSEPSVLTVSLVVGIGILFGGIRQLGAGREYVPIAGLFVLIVGGPNADGYSIGYVSQMSLGIVVGLAVNLLVAPPLRVSAAMKELSRLREALGLHLGSLADALDGSWPPEESEWSKQGATLASTSTAVRRALAEADESRRVNPRARIRPHDLSTDYDDLAALENTTFYVRDLTDVLAGAAWGTPVPVELPDVLRPPLSAAVRTMATLVSEWDDGEPSLDTLTAAEEAAAAVTLAIHDHRELGAEAIVAASAAALDLTRMIAALSPGITRDVPA from the coding sequence ATGCGCACTCATGAGCTCTCCCCGCGTGCCACCGGCGGACTGCTGAAGGCCGTCATCGCACACCCTCGTTTGTTGCAGGCGGTGAAGACGGCGATTGGGGTGGCGATCGCCTGGAAGCTCGCCCCGCTGATGCCCGGCGTTGCCGACGACTACCCCTATTACGCACCGCTCGGGGTTATCGTGGCCAGTTTCCCGACCCTGATGGGCTCAATCAAGAATGCCGCGCAAATCCTCGCCGGGCTCGTGATCGGCATCGGCCTGGCGGCCGCTGTGATCATCTTCAGCGAACCCAGCGTGCTGACGGTGTCACTGGTGGTGGGAATCGGCATCCTGTTCGGCGGCATCCGCCAGCTGGGCGCCGGACGGGAATATGTGCCGATCGCGGGCCTGTTCGTGCTGATCGTGGGCGGTCCGAACGCCGACGGCTACTCGATCGGCTATGTCTCGCAGATGAGCCTGGGCATCGTGGTGGGCCTCGCGGTGAACCTCCTGGTCGCACCGCCACTGCGCGTAAGCGCTGCAATGAAGGAGCTGTCCAGGCTGCGCGAAGCGCTCGGGTTGCACCTGGGTTCCCTCGCCGATGCGCTGGACGGAAGCTGGCCGCCGGAGGAGAGCGAGTGGTCCAAGCAGGGCGCCACCCTGGCGAGCACCAGCACCGCCGTGCGTCGCGCGCTGGCAGAGGCCGATGAGAGCCGCCGGGTCAACCCGCGGGCGCGCATCCGGCCGCACGACCTCAGCACCGACTACGACGACCTCGCCGCGCTGGAAAACACCACCTTTTATGTGCGCGACCTCACCGACGTCCTGGCCGGGGCGGCCTGGGGTACACCTGTGCCGGTTGAGCTGCCGGACGTGCTGCGGCCGCCGCTCAGTGCCGCGGTGCGGACGATGGCCACACTGGTGAGCGAATGGGACGACGGGGAACCGAGCCTGGACACCCTGACGGCGGCCGAGGAGGCCGCCGCGGCCGTGACCCTGGCGATCCACGACCACCGGGAGCTGGGCGCGGAGGCCATTGTCGCGGCCAGCGCGGCGGCCCTCGATCTCACCCGGATGATCGCCGCCCTGAGTCCGGGGATCACCCGCGACGTTCCGGCCTGA